Proteins from a single region of Streptomyces glaucescens:
- a CDS encoding S9 family peptidase, producing the protein MTTEPDSFPRRHARTQRFTLGAPRSFSVAPDASRVVFLRSRSGTDRANALWVLDLADGTERVAADPGVLLGGAAEDLPPEERARRERSREGGAGVVGYATDPAVELASFALSGRLFAAELRAGTARELPVPGPVIDPRPSPDGRLVAYVAGGALRVVGAEGGDDRVLAEPESDGVSYGLAEFIAAEEMGRSRGFWWAPESDRLLVARVDDTPVERWWISDPAQPKRDPQHVPYPASGTANADVRLFVVDLAGVRTEVVWDRARYPYLARVHWSAAGAPLLLVQARDQRSQLYLAVDADTGATRMVHADEDPIWLDLFPGVPCWSPSGQLVRIADEGGARVLAVGERPLTGAQLHVRAVLDVTSDDVLVAASAGAEAERPEIGEVHVYRVGELGVERLSEEPGVHSAVRSGEVTVLVSATLERPGQVVRVLRGGKQTAVVPSYAEDPGMSPRVTLTEGGARRIPCAVLMPRDYPGDTPLPVLLDPYGGPHGPRVVAAHNAHLTSQWFADQGFAVVVADGRGTPGRSPAWEKAIHQDFTVSLDDQIEALQDLARNHPLDLSRVAIRGWSYGGWLAGLAVLRRPDVFHAGIAGAPVTDWRLYDTHYTERYLGDPAAAPQAYAHSSLVTDEGLSAPAAQHRPLMIVHGTADDNVVFAHALRLSSALLAAGRPHEVLPLSGVTHMTPQEQVAENLLLLQVDFLKRALGPA; encoded by the coding sequence ATGACGACCGAGCCTGATTCCTTCCCCCGACGGCACGCGCGGACCCAGCGGTTCACGCTCGGCGCGCCGCGCTCGTTCAGCGTGGCGCCCGACGCGTCGCGTGTCGTGTTCCTGCGCTCGCGGTCCGGCACCGACCGGGCGAACGCGCTGTGGGTGCTCGACCTGGCGGACGGCACCGAGCGGGTGGCCGCCGACCCGGGTGTGCTGCTCGGCGGTGCCGCGGAGGACCTCCCGCCGGAGGAGCGGGCGCGTCGCGAGCGCAGCCGGGAGGGCGGGGCCGGCGTCGTCGGGTACGCCACCGACCCGGCCGTGGAGCTGGCGTCTTTCGCCTTGTCAGGGCGGCTTTTCGCGGCCGAGCTGCGGGCCGGTACGGCGCGTGAACTCCCCGTCCCCGGGCCGGTGATCGACCCGCGGCCCTCCCCCGACGGCCGGCTCGTGGCCTATGTGGCGGGGGGTGCGCTGCGGGTGGTCGGCGCCGAGGGCGGGGACGACCGGGTGCTGGCGGAACCGGAATCGGACGGGGTCTCCTACGGGCTGGCCGAGTTCATCGCGGCCGAGGAGATGGGGCGTTCGCGCGGTTTCTGGTGGGCGCCGGAGTCGGACCGGCTGCTGGTGGCGCGGGTGGACGACACGCCGGTGGAGCGATGGTGGATCTCCGATCCGGCGCAGCCGAAACGTGACCCACAACACGTGCCGTATCCGGCATCCGGGACGGCCAACGCGGATGTCCGGCTGTTCGTCGTCGATCTCGCCGGGGTCCGCACGGAGGTCGTCTGGGACCGGGCCCGCTACCCCTACCTGGCGCGTGTGCACTGGTCAGCGGCGGGTGCGCCGCTGCTCCTGGTGCAGGCGCGGGACCAGCGCAGCCAGCTCTACCTGGCGGTGGACGCGGACACCGGGGCGACCCGGATGGTGCACGCCGACGAAGATCCGATTTGGCTGGATCTTTTCCCCGGAGTGCCGTGCTGGTCGCCCTCCGGGCAGTTGGTGCGGATCGCCGACGAGGGCGGCGCGCGCGTGCTGGCGGTGGGCGAACGGCCGCTGACCGGGGCGCAGTTGCACGTCCGTGCGGTGCTCGACGTCACGTCCGACGACGTGCTGGTCGCGGCCTCCGCCGGCGCGGAAGCGGAACGGCCGGAGATCGGTGAGGTGCATGTCTACCGGGTCGGCGAGCTGGGCGTCGAGCGCCTGTCGGAGGAGCCCGGGGTGCACTCGGCGGTGCGGTCCGGCGAGGTGACCGTCCTGGTGTCGGCGACGCTGGAGCGGCCGGGGCAGGTGGTGCGGGTGCTGCGCGGCGGAAAGCAGACGGCGGTCGTCCCGTCGTATGCCGAAGACCCCGGTATGTCCCCGCGCGTGACCCTCACCGAGGGGGGCGCACGACGAATTCCGTGCGCCGTGCTTATGCCACGGGACTACCCCGGTGACACGCCCCTGCCGGTGCTCCTCGACCCCTACGGCGGCCCCCACGGCCCGCGGGTCGTCGCCGCCCACAACGCCCATCTGACCTCGCAGTGGTTCGCCGACCAGGGCTTCGCCGTGGTGGTCGCGGACGGGCGGGGCACCCCGGGCCGCTCGCCCGCCTGGGAGAAGGCCATCCACCAGGACTTCACGGTCTCCCTCGACGACCAGATCGAGGCACTGCAGGATTTGGCTCGGAATCACCCGCTCGATTTGAGCCGTGTGGCCATCCGTGGCTGGTCCTACGGCGGCTGGCTCGCGGGACTGGCGGTGCTGCGCCGCCCGGACGTCTTCCACGCCGGCATCGCGGGGGCACCGGTGACGGACTGGCGCCTCTACGACACCCACTACACCGAGCGCTACCTGGGCGACCCGGCCGCCGCGCCGCAGGCGTACGCGCACAGCTCCCTGGTGACCGACGAGGGCCTGTCCGCCCCCGCCGCGCAGCACCGGCCGCTGATGATCGTGCACGGCACGGCCGACGACAACGTGGTCTTCGCCCACGCCCTGCGCCTGTCCTCGGCCCTCCTCGCCGCCGGCCGCCCGCACGAGGTCCTGCCCCTGTCCGGCGTCACCCACATGACGCCGCAGGAGCAGGTCGCCGAGAACCTGCTGCTGCTCCAGGTGGACTTCCTCAAGCGGGCCCTGGGGCCGGCCTGA
- the mshB gene encoding N-acetyl-1-D-myo-inositol-2-amino-2-deoxy-alpha-D-glucopyranoside deacetylase, translated as MTDLPSRRLLLVHAHPDDESINNGATMARYAAEGAQVTLVTCTLGERGEVIPPALAHLTGAALGAHRLRELTAAMAELGVTDFRRLGGDGRYADSGMMGLPDNDDPACFWQADVDEAAGHLLRVIQEVRPQVLVTYDPDGGYGHPDHIQAHRVAMRAVELAADAGCAPAKVYWNRVPRTAGEDAFARLRRELPRLPFREAAALADVPGVVDDERITAEIDGGDAYTAAKAAAMAAHATQIEVHGDFFALSNELAQPVFRTEYYELVRGERGETGVLPAGGGDRASGRETDLFAGIAGIAEEAS; from the coding sequence ATGACGGACCTGCCCTCCCGGCGTCTGCTGCTGGTGCACGCGCACCCGGACGACGAGTCGATCAACAACGGCGCCACCATGGCCCGGTACGCGGCCGAGGGTGCCCAGGTGACCCTGGTCACCTGCACCCTCGGCGAGCGCGGCGAGGTCATCCCGCCCGCGCTCGCGCACCTCACCGGCGCCGCCCTCGGCGCGCACCGCCTGCGCGAGCTGACCGCCGCCATGGCCGAGCTCGGCGTCACCGACTTCCGCCGGCTCGGCGGCGACGGCCGCTACGCCGACTCCGGGATGATGGGCCTGCCCGACAACGACGACCCGGCCTGCTTCTGGCAGGCGGACGTCGACGAGGCCGCCGGACACCTCCTCCGGGTGATCCAGGAGGTCCGCCCCCAGGTCCTCGTCACCTACGACCCCGACGGCGGCTACGGCCACCCCGACCACATCCAGGCCCACCGCGTCGCCATGCGCGCCGTCGAACTGGCCGCCGACGCCGGGTGCGCCCCCGCCAAGGTCTACTGGAACCGCGTCCCGCGCACCGCCGGCGAGGACGCCTTCGCCCGGCTGCGCCGCGAACTGCCCCGGCTGCCCTTCCGCGAGGCCGCCGCCCTCGCCGACGTACCCGGCGTGGTCGACGACGAGCGGATCACCGCCGAGATCGACGGCGGCGACGCGTACACCGCCGCCAAGGCCGCCGCGATGGCCGCGCACGCCACCCAGATCGAGGTCCACGGCGACTTCTTCGCGCTGTCCAATGAACTGGCCCAGCCGGTCTTCCGTACCGAGTACTACGAGTTGGTACGCGGCGAGCGAGGCGAGACGGGGGTCCTCCCGGCCGGCGGCGGGGACCGGGCGTCCGGGCGGGAGACCGACCTGTTCGCCGGGATCGCCGGGATCGCCGAGGAGGCGTCATGA
- a CDS encoding DUF6113 family protein, whose product MTQRGSLLAQPLTRPSPGRIAAFLGLFLLGALVGGAGALVQAAWFPGGLLLALAGAAGLFLGGARATGGRGGAIAPATGWMIAVVLLTASRPEGDFVFAADIGSYLFLLGGMAVAVICATLGLARQPGSPAVRLGK is encoded by the coding sequence ATGACGCAGCGTGGCTCCCTGCTGGCCCAGCCCCTGACCCGCCCCTCCCCGGGACGGATCGCCGCCTTCCTGGGGCTCTTCCTGCTCGGCGCGCTGGTCGGCGGCGCCGGCGCCCTGGTGCAGGCCGCCTGGTTCCCGGGCGGGCTGCTGCTCGCCCTCGCGGGCGCGGCCGGGCTGTTCCTCGGCGGGGCCCGGGCGACCGGCGGCCGGGGCGGGGCGATCGCCCCCGCGACGGGCTGGATGATCGCCGTCGTCCTGCTCACCGCCAGCCGCCCCGAGGGGGACTTCGTCTTCGCCGCGGACATCGGCTCGTACCTGTTCCTGCTCGGCGGTATGGCGGTGGCTGTGATCTGCGCCACCCTCGGCCTGGCGCGGCAACCCGGGAGCCCGGCCGTCCGACTTGGCAAGTGA
- a CDS encoding transglutaminase-like domain-containing protein, whose product MRPPFPPPPGRAAELRLRFAEEARSERPDLSLLCLLLAAAGDASLDEAGIDAAQMELDRLAGLLPHRPAGPLAWAEATRDLLGERLGFRGTAGDYRRLESSLLHEVLRRRRGLPILLSVVWMEVARRAGAPVYGVALPGHFVVGFGTTGERVLADPFDGGRVLSGMDAELLVVGATGVPLDPSVLTPAAPGEVVLRILNNIRAWAAARPERSDVSLWAVELSLLLPSRPARLRYERARLLVQRGEFAAGAQELEAYAEVVAEVDQAAGERLRGEARAARAMLN is encoded by the coding sequence ATGCGTCCCCCGTTCCCCCCGCCGCCCGGGCGGGCCGCCGAGCTGCGGCTGCGGTTCGCCGAGGAGGCCCGCTCCGAGCGGCCCGACCTGTCCCTGCTCTGCCTGCTGCTGGCGGCCGCCGGGGACGCCTCGCTGGACGAGGCGGGCATCGACGCCGCCCAGATGGAGCTGGACCGGCTGGCCGGGCTGCTGCCCCACCGGCCCGCCGGGCCGCTCGCGTGGGCCGAGGCGACCCGGGACCTGCTGGGCGAACGGCTCGGGTTCCGGGGCACCGCCGGGGACTACCGGCGGCTGGAGTCCTCCCTGCTGCACGAGGTGCTGCGGCGGCGCCGCGGCCTGCCGATCCTGCTGTCCGTGGTGTGGATGGAGGTGGCTCGGCGGGCCGGGGCACCGGTGTACGGCGTCGCGCTGCCCGGGCACTTCGTCGTGGGGTTCGGCACGACCGGGGAACGGGTGCTCGCTGATCCGTTCGACGGGGGGCGGGTGCTGAGCGGGATGGATGCGGAGCTGCTCGTGGTCGGCGCCACGGGGGTGCCGCTCGACCCGTCCGTGCTGACGCCCGCGGCGCCGGGCGAGGTCGTGCTGCGGATCCTGAACAACATCCGGGCGTGGGCCGCCGCCCGGCCGGAGCGGTCGGACGTCTCCCTGTGGGCGGTGGAGCTGTCGCTGCTGCTGCCCTCCCGTCCGGCCCGGCTGCGGTACGAGCGGGCCCGGCTGCTGGTGCAGCGCGGGGAGTTCGCCGCCGGGGCGCAGGAGCTGGAGGCGTACGCGGAGGTCGTGGCCGAGGTGGACCAGGCGGCGGGCGAGCGGCTGCGGGGGGAGGCCCGGGCCGCCCGGGCGATGCTCAACTAG
- a CDS encoding GNAT family N-acetyltransferase gives MEISAAGRLEVRITTADVGKRVSVRRLSHPSGSTGTQKKFTDTVGVLASWDDGVLLITRRDGELVRIPETSLVAGKVVPAAPARRRGPAASCPELTRISARAWRPVVSERLGDWELRAAGGFTRRANSVLALGDPGLPLDDALAVVRRWYGERGLPAYVQATTGGEGTQELLCAQLAGRGWVREVTAELWTGALAPVADRETPVRVRLSREADEAWLARYRRKGLGEVALRVLHGGPSVWFATVPGEEAGAPPAAIGRCVVDGRWAGFAAVEVDPALRRRGLATAVMAALAGRALEEGASAGWLQVETDNAAARALYGELGFAAHHAYHHYREPGATHDRGGSPAGLG, from the coding sequence GTGGAAATCTCCGCGGCAGGGCGCCTTGAGGTCCGAATCACCACTGCTGACGTGGGCAAACGCGTCTCCGTGCGGCGCTTGAGCCACCCTAGCGGCAGCACAGGGACGCAAAAGAAATTCACCGACACGGTCGGTGTTCTCGCATCCTGGGACGACGGTGTGCTCCTGATCACACGGCGGGACGGTGAACTCGTCCGCATTCCGGAGACCTCGCTGGTCGCGGGCAAGGTGGTGCCGGCCGCCCCGGCGCGCCGCCGCGGTCCCGCCGCCTCCTGTCCGGAACTCACGCGGATCTCCGCCCGGGCGTGGCGGCCCGTGGTGAGCGAACGGCTGGGCGACTGGGAGCTGCGGGCCGCGGGCGGGTTCACGCGGCGGGCCAACTCGGTGCTGGCGCTGGGCGACCCCGGACTGCCGCTCGACGACGCCCTGGCCGTCGTACGCCGCTGGTACGGCGAGCGCGGCCTGCCCGCGTACGTCCAGGCCACCACCGGCGGCGAGGGCACCCAGGAGCTGCTGTGCGCGCAGCTGGCCGGGCGCGGCTGGGTGCGGGAGGTGACCGCCGAGCTGTGGACCGGCGCCCTGGCCCCCGTCGCGGACCGGGAGACGCCCGTGCGGGTACGGCTGTCCCGGGAGGCCGACGAGGCGTGGCTCGCCCGGTACCGGCGCAAGGGGCTGGGCGAGGTGGCACTGCGGGTGCTGCACGGCGGGCCGTCCGTGTGGTTCGCGACCGTGCCCGGCGAGGAGGCGGGGGCGCCGCCCGCCGCCATCGGGCGGTGCGTGGTCGACGGGCGGTGGGCCGGGTTCGCCGCCGTGGAGGTCGATCCGGCGCTGCGGCGGCGAGGGCTGGCCACGGCGGTGATGGCCGCGCTCGCCGGGCGGGCCCTGGAGGAGGGCGCCTCGGCCGGCTGGCTCCAGGTCGAGACGGACAACGCGGCGGCACGGGCGCTGTACGGGGAATTGGGCTTCGCCGCCCACCACGCGTACCACCACTACCGGGAGCCGGGAGCGACGCACGACCGCGGCGGCTCCCCCGCCGGGCTGGGCTGA
- the fdxA gene encoding ferredoxin codes for MTYVIAQPCVDVKDKACIEECPVDCIYEGQRSLYIHPDECVDCGACEPVCPVEAIFYEDDVPEEWKDYYKANVEFFDELGSPGGASKLGLIERDHPFVAGLPPQGE; via the coding sequence GTGACCTACGTCATCGCGCAGCCTTGTGTCGACGTCAAGGACAAGGCGTGCATCGAGGAGTGCCCGGTCGACTGCATCTACGAGGGCCAGCGGTCCTTGTACATCCACCCGGACGAATGCGTCGACTGCGGTGCCTGTGAGCCGGTCTGCCCGGTCGAGGCGATCTTCTACGAGGACGACGTGCCGGAGGAGTGGAAGGACTACTACAAGGCGAACGTCGAGTTCTTCGACGAGCTGGGCTCGCCCGGCGGTGCCAGCAAGCTCGGCCTGATCGAGCGCGACCACCCGTTCGTCGCCGGTCTGCCGCCGCAGGGCGAGTAA
- a CDS encoding bifunctional succinyldiaminopimelate transaminase/glutamate-prephenate aminotransferase, with the protein MSAVSDRLPTFPWDKLAPYKKTAASHPDGIVDLSVGTPVDPVPELIQKALVAAADSPGYPTVWGTPELRDAITGWLERRLGARGVTHHHVLPVVGSKELVAWLPTQLGLGPGDRVAHPRLAYPTYEVGARLARAAYEVYDDPAELDPAGLKLLWLNSPSNPTGKVLTKDELTRIVAWAREHGVLLFSDECYIELGWEADPVSVLHPDVNGGSYDGIVAVHSLSKRSNLAGYRAAFLAGDPAVLGPLLEIRKHGGMMTSAPTQAAVVAALGDDEHVRVQRERYAARRTALREALLGHGFRIEHSEASLYLWATRDESCWDTVAHLAGRGVLVAPGDFYGPAGDRFVRVALTATDERVRAAVERLAR; encoded by the coding sequence GTGTCCGCAGTCTCCGACCGCCTCCCGACCTTCCCCTGGGACAAGCTCGCGCCGTACAAGAAGACGGCCGCCTCCCACCCGGACGGCATCGTGGACCTGTCCGTGGGCACGCCCGTCGACCCGGTGCCCGAGCTGATCCAGAAGGCGCTGGTCGCCGCGGCCGACTCGCCGGGCTACCCCACGGTGTGGGGCACGCCGGAGCTGCGGGACGCGATCACCGGCTGGCTGGAGCGCCGCCTGGGCGCCCGCGGCGTCACCCACCACCACGTGCTGCCGGTCGTCGGCTCCAAGGAGCTCGTCGCCTGGCTCCCCACCCAGCTGGGCCTCGGCCCCGGCGACCGGGTCGCCCACCCGCGCCTCGCCTACCCCACCTACGAGGTCGGTGCCCGGCTGGCGCGCGCCGCGTACGAGGTCTACGACGACCCGGCCGAGCTGGACCCGGCCGGCCTGAAGCTGCTCTGGCTGAACTCGCCGTCCAACCCGACCGGCAAGGTCCTCACCAAGGACGAGCTGACCCGGATCGTGGCCTGGGCCCGCGAGCACGGCGTGCTGCTCTTCTCCGACGAGTGCTACATCGAGCTGGGCTGGGAGGCCGACCCCGTCTCGGTGCTGCACCCGGACGTCAACGGCGGCTCCTACGACGGCATCGTCGCGGTGCACTCCCTCTCCAAGCGGTCCAACCTCGCCGGCTACCGGGCCGCCTTCCTGGCCGGTGACCCGGCCGTGCTGGGCCCGCTGCTGGAGATCCGCAAGCACGGCGGGATGATGACCTCCGCGCCCACCCAGGCGGCCGTCGTGGCGGCGCTGGGCGACGACGAGCACGTGCGTGTGCAGCGCGAGCGGTACGCCGCCCGCCGCACCGCCCTGCGCGAGGCCCTGCTCGGCCACGGGTTCCGCATCGAGCACAGCGAGGCCAGCCTCTACCTGTGGGCGACCCGCGACGAGTCCTGCTGGGACACCGTGGCGCACCTCGCCGGACGCGGCGTCCTCGTCGCGCCGGGCGACTTCTACGGCCCGGCGGGGGACCGGTTCGTCCGGGTGGCGCTGACGGCCACGGACGAGCGGGTGCGGGCGGCCGTGGAGCGGCTGGCGCGGTAG
- a CDS encoding heavy metal transporter — protein MPEPSPSPKRHGRLLRSGAALVVLLAVAGYLAVQYVTGGAGGPGCTVVSGKGDGATYEFSPEQAVNAATITAVGTARGLPERAVTIALATALQESALRNIDHGDRDSLGLFQQRPSQGWGTEKQIMDPIYSAGMFYDHLVEVPGYTRLPLTVAAQRVQRSGFPQAYAKHEPDATLLAAALTGRAGATLTCEGRPDATRVSGPDGVRSALVRDFGRDAMEAAGAEVGAGASPRPAAGAGADGRTVTVPVARQPGAGDGRAARERGWQLAHWAVANASALHIERVSYAGREWVAGTTEGRWRTTDAAADAKGGEGVGAVRIVTAQ, from the coding sequence GTGCCAGAGCCGTCCCCTTCTCCCAAGCGTCACGGCCGTCTCCTGCGTAGCGGAGCGGCCCTCGTGGTCCTGCTCGCGGTCGCGGGGTACCTCGCGGTGCAGTACGTCACCGGCGGGGCCGGCGGTCCGGGCTGCACGGTGGTGTCGGGCAAGGGCGACGGGGCGACGTACGAGTTCTCCCCGGAGCAGGCGGTGAACGCGGCGACGATCACCGCCGTCGGCACCGCGCGCGGGCTGCCCGAGCGGGCGGTGACGATCGCGCTGGCGACCGCGCTGCAGGAGTCGGCGCTGCGCAACATCGACCACGGCGACCGCGACTCGCTCGGCCTGTTCCAGCAGCGCCCTTCGCAGGGCTGGGGCACCGAGAAGCAGATCATGGACCCGATCTACTCGGCGGGCATGTTCTACGACCACCTGGTCGAGGTGCCCGGTTACACCCGGCTGCCGCTCACCGTGGCCGCCCAGCGGGTGCAGCGCAGCGGCTTCCCGCAGGCGTACGCCAAGCACGAGCCGGACGCCACGCTGCTCGCCGCCGCCCTCACCGGCCGCGCGGGAGCCACCCTGACGTGCGAGGGGCGCCCGGACGCGACCCGGGTCTCCGGCCCGGACGGGGTGCGCTCGGCGCTGGTGCGCGACTTCGGGCGGGACGCGATGGAGGCGGCCGGCGCCGAGGTCGGTGCGGGGGCGTCGCCGCGGCCGGCGGCCGGCGCCGGGGCGGACGGGCGGACCGTGACGGTCCCGGTGGCCCGGCAGCCGGGCGCCGGGGACGGGCGGGCCGCGCGCGAGCGGGGCTGGCAGCTGGCCCACTGGGCGGTGGCCAACGCGTCCGCGCTGCACATCGAGCGGGTCTCGTACGCGGGCCGCGAGTGGGTGGCCGGCACCACGGAGGGCCGCTGGCGCACGACGGACGCGGCGGCGGACGCCAAGGGCGGCGAGGGCGTCGGCGCGGTACGGATCGTCACTGCGCAGTAG
- the dapE gene encoding succinyl-diaminopimelate desuccinylase: MADTPLDLTLDAARLTAQLVDFPSVSGGEKPLADAVETALRALPHLTVDRFGNNVVARTNLGRPERVILAGHIDTVPIAENVPSRLDEDGVLWGCGTCDMKSGVAVQLRIAATVPAPNRDLTFVFYDNEEVAADLNGLKHVCEAHPDWLEGDFAVLLEPSDGQVEGGCQGTLRMLLRTTGERAHSARGWMGSNAIHAAAPILQRLAAYEPRWPVIDGLEYREGLNAVFVSGGVAGNVIPDECVVTVNFRYAPDRTPEEAIAHVREVFADCGVTEFVVDDHSPGALPGLSHPAAAAFIEAVGGTPMPKYGWTDVSRFSALGVPAVNYGPGNPHLAHKRDERVETTKILAAEERLRSWLTA; encoded by the coding sequence ATGGCCGATACTCCGCTCGATCTCACGCTGGACGCCGCGCGGCTGACCGCGCAGCTCGTCGACTTCCCCTCGGTGAGCGGCGGTGAGAAGCCGCTCGCGGACGCCGTCGAGACCGCCCTGCGCGCCCTCCCGCACCTCACCGTCGACCGCTTCGGCAACAACGTCGTGGCGCGCACGAACCTGGGCCGGCCGGAGCGCGTGATCCTCGCCGGGCACATCGACACCGTCCCGATCGCGGAGAACGTGCCGTCCCGCCTCGACGAGGACGGCGTGCTGTGGGGCTGCGGCACCTGCGACATGAAGTCGGGCGTGGCCGTCCAGCTGCGGATCGCGGCCACGGTCCCCGCCCCCAACCGCGACCTGACCTTCGTCTTCTACGACAACGAGGAGGTCGCCGCCGACCTCAACGGCCTCAAGCACGTCTGCGAGGCCCACCCCGACTGGCTGGAGGGCGACTTCGCGGTGCTCCTCGAGCCGTCCGACGGCCAGGTCGAGGGCGGCTGCCAGGGCACCCTGCGGATGCTGCTGAGGACCACGGGCGAGCGGGCCCACTCCGCGCGCGGCTGGATGGGCTCCAACGCCATCCACGCGGCCGCCCCCATCCTCCAGCGCCTGGCCGCGTACGAGCCCCGGTGGCCGGTGATCGACGGACTCGAGTACCGGGAGGGGCTGAACGCGGTCTTCGTCTCGGGCGGCGTCGCCGGGAACGTGATCCCCGACGAGTGCGTGGTGACCGTGAACTTCCGCTACGCGCCCGACCGTACGCCCGAGGAGGCGATCGCCCATGTGCGCGAGGTGTTCGCCGACTGCGGGGTGACGGAGTTCGTGGTCGACGACCACAGCCCCGGCGCGCTGCCCGGTCTGTCCCACCCGGCCGCCGCGGCCTTCATCGAGGCGGTGGGCGGCACCCCGATGCCCAAGTACGGCTGGACGGACGTCTCCCGCTTCTCCGCGCTCGGCGTCCCGGCGGTCAACTACGGACCCGGCAACCCGCACCTGGCACACAAGCGGGACGAGCGGGTAGAGACAACGAAGATCCTCGCGGCGGAGGAGCGGCTGCGTTCCTGGCTGACGGCCTGA
- a CDS encoding TIGR00730 family Rossman fold protein, whose translation MATGNPEGSKQPPEEQRLGPVLRRRDQVQASTTDQRLLDERAPSDWVHTDPWRVLRIQSEFIEGFGTLAELPPAISVFGSARTPADSPEYEAGVRLGRGLVEAGFAVITGGGPGAMEAANKGACEAGGTSVGLGIELPFEQGLNPYVDIGLNFRYFFVRKMMFVKYAQGFVVLPGGLGTLDELFEALTLVQTQKVTQFPIVLFGTEYWGGLVDWLKNTLIAQGKAAEKDLTLFHLTDDVDEAVALVSKEAGR comes from the coding sequence ATGGCTACCGGCAACCCTGAGGGCAGCAAGCAGCCGCCCGAGGAGCAGCGCCTGGGACCGGTCCTCCGGAGGCGGGATCAGGTGCAGGCGAGCACCACCGACCAGCGGCTGCTGGACGAGCGCGCTCCCTCCGACTGGGTGCACACCGATCCCTGGCGGGTGCTGCGCATCCAGTCGGAGTTCATCGAGGGCTTCGGCACCCTGGCCGAACTGCCGCCCGCGATCAGCGTGTTCGGCTCGGCCCGGACACCGGCGGACTCACCGGAGTACGAGGCGGGGGTGCGGCTCGGACGGGGCCTGGTGGAGGCCGGGTTCGCCGTCATCACCGGCGGCGGGCCGGGCGCGATGGAGGCCGCCAACAAGGGCGCCTGCGAGGCGGGCGGGACCTCCGTCGGCCTCGGCATCGAGCTGCCCTTCGAGCAGGGGCTCAACCCGTACGTCGACATCGGCCTGAACTTCCGCTACTTCTTCGTGCGGAAGATGATGTTCGTGAAGTACGCGCAGGGGTTCGTGGTGCTGCCCGGCGGCCTCGGCACCCTCGACGAACTCTTCGAGGCGCTGACCCTCGTCCAGACCCAGAAGGTCACCCAGTTCCCCATCGTGCTGTTCGGCACGGAGTACTGGGGCGGGCTGGTCGACTGGCTGAAGAACACGCTCATCGCCCAGGGCAAGGCCGCCGAGAAGGACCTCACCCTCTTCCACCTCACCGACGACGTGGACGAAGCGGTCGCCCTCGTCTCGAAGGAGGCGGGCCGCTAG
- a CDS encoding IS481 family transposase, with product MSHRNAPLTPTGRLRLARCVVDDGWPLRRAAERFQVSHTTAARWAGRYRQLGAAGMQDRSSRPHYSPRRTPATVEQQVLRLRREHRIGPVRLAARCHIAASTAHRILVRHHLPALATLDRATGEPVRRYERSRPGELVHIDVKKLGRIPDGGGHKVLGRAAGRANQDRRNGAGYAYLHTALDDHSRLAYTEDLPDETAATCAGFLTRAVAWFAARGVTVERVLTDNAWAYTKNTWRQTCHELGISPRWTRPWRPQTNSKVERFHRTLLDEWAYQRPYTSDAERQAAFPDWLDWYNYHRPHTGIDGHPPASRVTNLSEQHT from the coding sequence GTGTCCCACCGTAACGCCCCGCTGACGCCGACCGGCAGGCTGCGTCTGGCCCGGTGTGTCGTCGACGACGGCTGGCCGCTGCGGCGGGCCGCAGAACGCTTCCAGGTCAGCCACACCACCGCCGCACGCTGGGCCGGCCGCTACCGGCAGCTGGGCGCGGCCGGCATGCAGGACCGCTCCAGCCGCCCCCACTACAGCCCCCGCCGGACGCCTGCCACCGTCGAGCAGCAGGTCCTGCGGCTGCGGCGCGAGCACCGGATCGGGCCCGTGCGGCTGGCCGCCCGCTGCCACATCGCCGCTTCCACCGCTCACCGCATCCTCGTCCGGCACCACCTGCCCGCCCTGGCCACGCTGGACCGGGCCACCGGCGAACCCGTGCGCCGCTACGAACGCTCACGGCCCGGGGAACTGGTCCACATCGACGTCAAGAAGCTCGGCCGCATCCCCGACGGCGGCGGCCACAAAGTCCTCGGCCGGGCAGCCGGCCGGGCCAACCAGGACCGCCGCAACGGCGCGGGATACGCCTACCTGCACACCGCCCTGGACGACCACTCCCGCCTCGCCTACACCGAAGACCTGCCCGACGAAACCGCCGCTACCTGCGCGGGCTTCCTCACCCGAGCCGTGGCCTGGTTCGCCGCACGCGGCGTCACCGTCGAGCGGGTCCTGACCGACAACGCCTGGGCCTACACCAAGAACACCTGGCGCCAGACCTGCCACGAGCTGGGCATCAGCCCGCGCTGGACCAGGCCCTGGCGGCCGCAGACCAACAGCAAGGTCGAACGCTTCCACCGCACCCTGCTCGACGAATGGGCCTACCAGCGGCCCTACACCTCAGATGCCGAACGGCAGGCAGCGTTTCCCGACTGGCTGGACTGGTACAACTACCACCGACCCCACACCGGCATCGACGGCCACCCACCAGCCAGCCGCGTCACCAACCTGTCCGAACAGCACACCTAG